A portion of the Thermodesulfovibrionia bacterium genome contains these proteins:
- a CDS encoding PaaI family thioesterase, whose amino-acid sequence MDLTDDGHCFVCGPKNPIGLKLDFSFDGKTITAEFTPKKEHQGYFNIVHGGIITTLLDEAMVKLAIAMGMPAVTAQMDVRLKKPLNVGVQITVTAEITKETRKTIEAFVKAVTADGVLIADAKGKLVKV is encoded by the coding sequence ATGGACCTTACTGACGACGGACACTGTTTTGTCTGCGGGCCTAAAAACCCCATCGGCCTTAAACTGGATTTTTCCTTTGACGGAAAGACGATAACGGCGGAGTTCACCCCGAAGAAAGAGCATCAGGGATACTTCAATATAGTGCACGGCGGGATCATAACAACACTTCTTGATGAGGCCATGGTAAAGCTCGCCATCGCAATGGGAATGCCTGCCGTTACCGCGCAGATGGATGTCCGCCTGAAAAAACCTTTAAATGTGGGTGTTCAGATAACTGTCACGGCTGAGATCACAAAAGAGACCAGAAAGACGATCGAGGCATTTGTAAAGGCAGTGACTGCTGACGGAGTGCTTATAGCTGATGCGAAGGGGAAACTGGTAAAGGTTTAA